CGACGTGAAGTCTCCATTGATTCCGCTTTTGATCGGTGCGAGCTTCAAGTTCGCTCCAAACTTGGGTGCGACGTTGTACTATGAAAGCGCTAGCGGTGAAGCAGCGGAAGGTTTGAAAAACTACCGTGCTGTCGGCGCCAACTTGATGATCACTTTTGACTAAGGATAAGACGTGAAACTAGGTTCTTTAAAATCCCCGCAAAGTTTAGACGGGGAGCTTTGTGTGGTCAGCCGTGATTTAAAAACGGCTGTCAAAGCGACGCACATTTCTGCAAATTTGCGCGAGGCTTTGGAGCATTGGAAAGAAAAAGAAGCTTCTTTGCAAAAGCTCTACACAGATCTGAATGAGGGAAAAGCGGCGAATGCTTTTCCTGTTGATGAAAAAAACTTTCACTCAGCACTTCCGCGCACGTGGCTTTTTGCTGATGGTTCGGCTTTCATCTATCATATCAAACTTGTACGTATGGCTCGTAAAGCTCCACTTCCAGAGACATTGGAAACAGTGCCTTTGATGTATCAAGGTGAGTGTGGTCAATTCCTGGCGCCGACGGAAGATATTCCGCAAAGGGATTTCTCTCACGGAACAGACTTCGAAGGTGAAGTGGGAGTAGTGACTGATTTTGTTCCGATGGGTGTAACGCCAGAGGAAGCTCTTAAGTACATTCGTTTGTTTGTGCTCATTAACGACGTTTCATTGCGCGGTTTGATTCCTGAAGAATTGGCGCAAGGTTTTGGTTTCTTCCAAAGTAAACCAGCTTCAGCACTTTCTCCATTTGCAGTCACGGCTGATGAGCTAGGCGAAGCCTGGAAGGGCGGACGTATTCACTTGCCACTGGAAGTGAATTACAACGGTCAATTCTTTGGTAAAGCCAACGCAGGTGCAATGCACTTTCACTTTGGTCAGTTGATTGCTCATGCGGCGAAGACAAGAAATTTAGCAGCTGGCTCTGTGATCGGAAGTGGAACTGTTTCCAATGAAAGTCATGACAAGGGTTCAAGCTGCTTAGCTGAAAAACGTATGATTGAACAAATTGAAACGGGATCTATCAAAACCCCGTTCATGAAGTCCGGTGATACGGTGGAAATGCAAATGCTCAATGAAAAAGGACAGAGCATTTTTGGAAAGATCTCTCAAAAAGTAAAGGCCGTTTAAAACGGCCTTTTTCTTTTCTATAAAGCTTCGATCACTCCGCAAGCGGCGCGGGGGCCGGAGTTTCCAGCTGGTTGTGATTTCAAATCATCTTTGTCATTGTGAATGATAATGGCTTTTCCCAAGATACTGTGAGGTCCTGGTTTTACTGTAAGACCATCGACAATAATTATGGCGTTGGCTTTGCCTTTCGTATCGGCCATAAGATTTCCTAAATCTCCGGCATGACGTTTTTTTGCGTCTTTAGAATCTAAAGAACCGTGACTGCCGTGGCCTGGATTAAAGTGTCCGCCTGCAGAAGAAAAATCTGCTTTAGAGCAATCTCCGACTTCATGAATGTGAAAGCCGTGAGGTCCTGGTTTCAGACCTTCCACCATCGTTTCAATTTTTACGGCGTCGCCGTCTTCGCTAAAGTGCACAATACCTTTTACCTTCGAGTTGATGGAAGGCTTAAGAACAGCTTGAGCTTTTGTTGCTGCAACAGGAGTTGCAGTAGGCGTCGTGGTTGTTTGAGAAGGTGCTGTACCATTTTCTGATTTTTTATGGAACTGAGCACACGCACTTAAAGCCACTGTGACAAAGGTGGCAAGAATCAGATTCTTCATGAAGTCTCCTCTTTTAGTAATATGGGAGTAGTTTACTCCTCTTCAGAAAGAAGTCATTACCGATTCGAAAGATAAGTCAGAAGTCCTACAACAATGAAGGTCGTCAGGTAGAAAAATAATACGGCTCGACCCAGACGGATTTTCGGGGCAAGCAGCGCGCGTGTTTGCAGCGTTGTCATAATGCCCTCCTTAATATGTCAATTATCTCACAAGTAGCCAGAACCGAACCAATAGATAATATCTAAGTGACATATAGATAAATCACTGGAGGAATCTATGAACATGAACTCGACCAGAACAGTGCAGACGTTGTCGAAAACTCTTTCCGAAGAATACGTTTTGATGTTGAAGACACAAAACTTTCATTGGAACGTGGAAGGACCTTTGTTCTTTTCTTTACATAACCTGTTTGAGTCTCAATACAAGAGTCTAGGAGAGAATGCCGATACCGTCGCGGAAACCATTCGTGCGTACGGAGCTAAAGCCCCGGGAAGTTTTCGTGATTTTTTAAAGACCGCTCTGATCGATGAAGCGCCATCTGACGTTATTACCGCTCACCAAATGATTGAGATTTTAAACAAGGATCATTTGGCCATGGCCGCACGTCTTAAAGAGCATCATGAAGAAGCGGAGAAGTCAGGCGACACACATGCCGTTGTCGTCTACGAGGATCTGATCTCTTTTCATGAGAAAGCCGCGTGGATGATTCGTAGCCATAGGGCATAAACAGATGACACACAAGTGATTCGCCGAGGAAGCTTGAAGGGACAAGGAGTTCCTATGTTAAGCTTCCTCTTTTCTTTTCTATTTTCGGTTTCTTTTGCTCAAGAAAAAGTGCAGGTGAAAACCGTCACTCCGCAGGGATTTGTGAAATCAGTCAGCCAGGTTCGTATTGAGTTTTCACAGCCTATGGTTCGCTTTGGTGACATTAAGCTGGACGCTCCCGCAACAAGTGAGTGTTTTAAAAACGGACAGGGTCGTTGGATTGACACGCGCAATTGGGTCTATGACTTCAATGAAGCTCTACCGGGGGGAGCGGCATGTACAATTTCGGCGATGGGGAAAAATTACAGTTTTAATACAGGTGGTCCGCATATTAAAGAAACCTTCCCACTTCGCTATCGTCCGATTGATCCAGAGCAAAGCTTTGTTCTTTTTGTAGATTCTCCGGTGAAAAAAGAATCCATCAATGACGGCGTTTATTTTGTTGTTGAAGGATTGGGTGATCGTATTCCTGCAAAAGCTTTAGGGGACAGCGAAGCGAAGAAAATCAAGGAAGCGGCTCAACAAGAGTACATCTACGAAAAAGACAGTTTTAAAGGAGATTACGTTGTCGTAAAAGCAGACCGCGCTTTTGCTCCTGGTTCTCATGTGAGCCTTGTGTGGTCTAAAAAAGTTCAGTCAGCATCAGGTGCTTCTTCAAAAGAAGATGAAGTGATTGAGTTCACAGTAGCGGAATCTTTTAAGGCTGAATTTAGTTGCGAGCGTGAAGCGCCGGAAAAACCTTGTATCCCACTTTTGCCAATGCGTTTGTCGTTTTCGAGTCCCATCTCCGTTAAAGATGCCAAAGCTATTTATCTGGAAGACGCCGGTAAAAAGAAAATCCTTGTGACAAATATGGATGGCGAATCTTCTTTAAAGGAACGAATCAGCTATTTGGAATTTAAAGGTCCTTTCGCGCAGAACGGAACTTACAAGTTGATGATCCCGTCAGATATTAAAGATGAAGATGGACGTAGGCTTTCAAATGAGTCCCAGTTTCCTCTGACAATTAAAACTGGAGAGAACCCTTCACTTTTAAAGTTCGCAGCGAACTTCGGTATTGTAGAGGCCGGGCCTGAAGCCGCGATGGCTGTAACTTTGCGTCGTGTGGAAAAAAATATCCAGACGAAATTCTTTGGTTGGTCTGGAAAAATTGAAGCAAATAATTTTAAAGAAATTCTAAAAAATCTAAACGAGATCAATCGCAATCCTACAGGAGACACTCGTTTAAGCACTTGGAAGAACTTGCCAGTGCAAAAGATGCAGGTACA
This region of Bdellovibrio sp. BCCA genomic DNA includes:
- a CDS encoding fumarylacetoacetate hydrolase family protein, which translates into the protein MKLGSLKSPQSLDGELCVVSRDLKTAVKATHISANLREALEHWKEKEASLQKLYTDLNEGKAANAFPVDEKNFHSALPRTWLFADGSAFIYHIKLVRMARKAPLPETLETVPLMYQGECGQFLAPTEDIPQRDFSHGTDFEGEVGVVTDFVPMGVTPEEALKYIRLFVLINDVSLRGLIPEELAQGFGFFQSKPASALSPFAVTADELGEAWKGGRIHLPLEVNYNGQFFGKANAGAMHFHFGQLIAHAAKTRNLAAGSVIGSGTVSNESHDKGSSCLAEKRMIEQIETGSIKTPFMKSGDTVEMQMLNEKGQSIFGKISQKVKAV
- a CDS encoding superoxide dismutase family protein, giving the protein MKNLILATFVTVALSACAQFHKKSENGTAPSQTTTTPTATPVAATKAQAVLKPSINSKVKGIVHFSEDGDAVKIETMVEGLKPGPHGFHIHEVGDCSKADFSSAGGHFNPGHGSHGSLDSKDAKKRHAGDLGNLMADTKGKANAIIIVDGLTVKPGPHSILGKAIIIHNDKDDLKSQPAGNSGPRAACGVIEAL
- a CDS encoding Dps family protein, with the translated sequence MNMNSTRTVQTLSKTLSEEYVLMLKTQNFHWNVEGPLFFSLHNLFESQYKSLGENADTVAETIRAYGAKAPGSFRDFLKTALIDEAPSDVITAHQMIEILNKDHLAMAARLKEHHEEAEKSGDTHAVVVYEDLISFHEKAAWMIRSHRA